In Lachnospiraceae bacterium, one DNA window encodes the following:
- a CDS encoding ABC transporter ATP-binding protein: protein MLCARGICMSYGRQKILENVDIDLSPGECVGIVGANGCGKTTLLSILAGARKGKKGSILVDGKPFFKDHPVAYVPQENPLVEELSVRDNLLLWYKGDRKKMEKDLADGPAAILGISQMLKKTAGQLSGGMKKRLSIACSLALGSRYLIMDEPGAALDLECKEMIRRYLKDYVREGGAVLLTSHEMEELAVCSKLYVLSQSNLKEVPLGLTAEELIKTFRNQQ, encoded by the coding sequence ATGCTTTGTGCCAGAGGGATCTGCATGTCTTACGGCAGACAGAAGATACTGGAAAATGTGGATATTGACCTTTCACCAGGAGAATGTGTGGGGATCGTTGGGGCAAATGGCTGTGGAAAGACTACGTTATTGTCCATTCTTGCAGGAGCAAGAAAAGGGAAAAAAGGAAGCATCCTTGTAGACGGAAAGCCATTTTTTAAGGATCATCCTGTTGCCTATGTACCCCAGGAAAATCCACTGGTGGAAGAACTGTCTGTAAGGGATAATCTCCTTTTATGGTATAAGGGAGACAGGAAAAAGATGGAAAAAGACCTGGCAGATGGTCCGGCTGCCATTTTAGGCATTTCACAGATGTTAAAAAAGACAGCAGGGCAGTTATCAGGAGGTATGAAAAAAAGGCTGAGTATTGCCTGTTCCCTGGCTTTAGGAAGCAGATACCTGATCATGGATGAACCGGGAGCTGCGCTGGATCTGGAATGTAAGGAGATGATCCGCCGGTATTTAAAAGATTATGTAAGAGAAGGCGGAGCCGTACTATTAACATCTCATGAGATGGAAGAACTGGCAGTGTGCAGCAAATTATATGTATTAAGCCAAAGTAATTTAAAAGAAGTACCTTTAGGCCTGACGGCAGAGGAACTGATAAAAACCTTTCGCAATCAGCAGTAG